In the genome of Drosophila subpulchrella strain 33 F10 #4 breed RU33 chromosome 2L, RU_Dsub_v1.1 Primary Assembly, whole genome shotgun sequence, one region contains:
- the LOC119548717 gene encoding protein chiffon: protein MQPQSDKQSASRLATTTSNTRAAASATSAAATAGTPPKVKVIKSKRPLCHFKFYLDICDHQLAKRIESDIKALGGHLEFFLSDSITHFITDKPEATGGAPRTPGTPGTPSTPTNHYQQDDGSARKPNQRQSRADAILSRVRRSTVGVPNSSNSTPTTSVKRSYTIWQTDYAQRFIKRIQTELKQYLEGKKEGGGGGGGTSSASPHHIQLKKQYVKIESVKRNYRPYYHLIKQPDDWPKIDLSSEDGAFRLLTKSKTKEKEQSMTRKSLGSRTSQKEKPAPGEEKPPQHPALQQLKKQSAIPNSPRSNCREPKDSSEKQGGVCEICKLEYDILNIHLQSKDHELFAKNSENFLALDTLIRSSANVNRFLEEEPEESELDMDVDESLSNEELQSPRQRPSPALREKSKRITKGKHSSEKFQAAGVASPQTPSPGGKKVLGNLPGSLSELQRQEHPTTAAATPTTNSGRRKTQNSGLSPPIRAMLPPSSLYKVVETREECATPPRGRGRPPNQVDSPSLIVKFQKIRQTELQRLNGEAENFMFPRTAVTTTRSSSELPTDVDRQTTSDVRGRHSISSASLDTSTSEAETKESSGLPTSSIRKRAQAVGRRRKAGGAAAQDLLQRQLSTGSSSSNSNQQRFPSAPIQPEEEPQPQPQPQLKIKLKQEQVVATRKSSRTATAIVTAATASSHQQQQLRQTTSRKLAIKLEDRMGETVKPKIKIKKEVIEVEEELEDLEDLLDNELGEELDSSLSSGSDEDYIAGSRRRATAATRKSTDTREQRAARRLSRLTINRSAGETELTEVKSSPTRRSRGKSQKSSSPTKNKVKQAKIVPPAMDLFFDCSKSERLQEMQYTFESLPSGELWNRVFLRQDAGEENYYTYYGSTNYRKLPYEMGPIPMSKTLPAHSCAMCCAEVEEKPEKAEELKQEDQKPVHKKEVKKEEEAAQASSSATYKNKKLHLLQRYQQEQEQLQQLEGNSLATAIAKCDSKASTPELLEREFASGSLGDRVQLIERVRSTSSSSCSNSQRSSITCRNKQLARIAELPPRKSPREHASTLALVSCIIRQRQDSQSKTNSEAEEPPPPVVAPKLKTPMKQEPIAPSSPRTTRSQAATPVEELRFATEISETVKRMRRGQNKYDHSPPAPAPNPTPVTSSPARSRRLTPAAQNLSQSYSRRLEFSTSQRESSASALLGKRNRRVNPPVAGTVRPTTQQAPGMGAFRGVRKLPSKKGLLEYEMEPCALKALDQARQYCNPGFVAWQLDKYLELAGKEYDLDEDELPVEKESEGREERLVNTPQTPPPTDCFTSEFDLCDLILASACSGDDEEEIAKGNLPGSSRRMNNLNLYASYYRKKKSLKSNRTGWPKAQRRRNAGGLGGGRSLPDERINFQKMGLAELHPIKQEPMETEEEQTTATTTTTTTTSAKRENLLSKEDEDDEGGGTPGGGDGDGSAADDKQNSREDAVMTPPATDIDEQAEPEADEMESLPEEDETMADSVDQQQDDEAEIEATDADVEEEEEEEDEDVFEDAYEEQEMGEKKTEPPEKRARIPSISVTTPPEEHSTQGKKLLLTLHNGQRLQATSTPSTGQVQQQQRRTPQLNGSLGSCISPSEKLGDNSDIFTVSSDGLDTDLDLSNTQAGDSHEHCPHQTTPKRKFDISKYAPPNNGKAASSCAAEAATAAVKSLAISQFLKKETCASSSSMRNDWRRTQRRTISTACINAAPSARVPN, encoded by the exons ATGCAACCGCAGTCGGACAAACAAAGCGCCAGCAGACTCGCAACAACAACTAGCAACACaagagcagcagcatcagcaacttccgcagcagcaacagcaggcaCTCCTCCAAAAGTAAAGGTCATCAAGAGCAAACGCCCCCTGTGCCACTTTAAATTCTACCTGGACATTTGCGATCATCAGCTAGCGAAGCGCATTGAGTCCGATATCAAGGCTTTGGGCGGACATCTCGAGTTCTTCCTGAGCGACAGCATCACACACTTTATCACCGATAAGCCTGAAGCCACAGGCGGAGCACCCAGGACACCGGGTACACCAGGAACACCCAGCACACCCACCAATCACTATCAACAGGATGATGGTTCGGCAAGGAAACCGAATCAAAGGCAATCAAGAGCGGATGCTATACTGAGTCGTGTGCGTAGGAGCACGGTTGGGGTGCCAAACAGTAGCAATAGCACACCCACCACATCCGTAAAGCGAAGCTATACCATCTGGCAGACGGACTACGCCCAACGCTTCATCAAGCGCATTCAGACTGAGCTTAAGCAATACCTTGAGGGTAAGAAGGaaggtggaggaggaggaggaggaacgTCATCAGCTAGCCCCCATCACATTCAGCTAAAGAAGCAGTATGTGAAGATCGAATCCGTCAAGCGTAATTATAGACCTTACTACCATCTCATCAAGCAGCCAGACGACTGGCCAAAGATAGATTTAAGCAGCGAAGACGGCGCTTTTCGACTACTTACCAAGTCGAAGACGAAGGAGAAGGAGCAGAGCATGACCCGCAAGTCATTGGGTTCACGCACATCCCAGAAAGAGAAACCAGCACCGGGTGAAGAGAAGCCACCCCAGCATCCCGCTTTGCAGCAACTTAAAAAGCAATCGGCAATCCCGAATAGTCCGCGCTCCAATTGTCGCGAACCCAAGGATTCGAGTGAGAAACAAGGTGGAGTTTGTGAGATCTGCAAATTGGAGTACGATATCCTGAATATCCATTTGCAGAGCAAAGATCACGAACTGTTTGCCAAGAATTCGGAGAATTTCCTGGCCCTAGACACATTAATTCGTAGTTCAGCGAATGTGAATCGCTTCCTGGAGGAGGAGCCCGAAGAGAGTGAACTGGACATGGATGTGGATGAATCGTTGAGTAATGAGGAGTTGCAGAGTCCCCGTCAGAGGCCGTCGCCAGCATTGCGCGAGAAATCCAAAAGGATAACCAAGGGGAAGCATTCGTCGGAAAAGTTTCAAGCAGCAGGAGTTGCGTCGCCTCAAACGCCCTCCCCTGGTGGCAAGAAGGTTCTGGGAAATCTACCCGGTAGTCTGTCGGAGCTCCAGCGCCAGGAGCACCCAACTACAGCGGCGGCAACGCCAACAACGAATTCAGGTCGTAGGAAAACGCAGAATTCTGGTCTGTCACCCCCAATAAGAGCCATGTTGCCACCATCATCACTTTATAAAGTTGTGGAGACCAGGGAGGAATGTGCCACGCCTCCCAGGGGAAGAGGAAGACCTCCAAACCAAGTGGATTCGCCCTCGCTGATAGTCAAGTTCCAAAAGATTAGGCAAACCGAGTTGCAACGACTTAATGGAGAGGCGGAGAACTTTATGTTCCCCCGAACAGCGGTTACAACCACTAGGAGTAGCAGTGAGCTGCCCACGGATGTGGATCGGCAAACCACCTCGGATGTGAGGGGCAGACACAGTATCTCCTCCGCCAGCCTAGACACGAGCACCAGCGAGGCAGAGACGAAGGAATCTTCAGGATTACCCACGTCAAGCATACGCAAGCGAGCCCAAGCGGTGGGAAGGCGGAGAAAAGCAGGTGGAGCTGCTGCTCAGGACCTACTCCAACGCCAATTGTCCACTGGGAGTAGTAGCAGCAATAGCAATCAGCAGCGCTTTCCAAGCGCCCCCATCCAGCCAGAAGAAGAGCCTCAACCGCAGCCACAGCCGCAGCTAAAGATCAAGCTAAAGCAGGAGCAAGTGGTGGCCACCAGGAAGAGCAGTCGCACGGCCACGGCCATTGTGACAGCGGCCACCGCCAGcagtcatcagcagcagcagctaaGGCAGACCACCAGCCGGAAATTGGCCATTAAACTGGAGGATCGGATGGGGGAAACAGTAAAGCCGAAGATAAAAATTAAGAAGGAAGTTATCGAGGTAGAGGAAGAGTTGGAAGACCTGGAAGACCTGCTGGATAATGAGTTAGGCGAGGAGTTGGACAGTAGTTTGTCCTCTGGCAGCGATGAAGACTATATAGCTGGCAGTCGCCGTAGAGCCACGGCAGCCACTCGCAAGTCTACGGATACTCGAGAGCAGAGGGCAGCAAGGCGGTTATCCAGACTAACCATAAATCGAAGCGCCGGAGAGACAGAGTTGACCGAAGTCAAATCATCGCCCACAAGAAGAAGTCGCGGAAAGAGCCAGAAGTCCTCGAGTCCCACGAAAAACAAGGTCAAACAAGCGAAGATAGTGCCACCAGCGATGGATTTGTTCTTCGATTGCAGCAAAAGTGAAAGGCTACAAGAAATGCAATACACTTTCGAATCGCTGCCAAGTGGAGAGCTATGGAATCGGGTGTTCCTGCGACAGGATGCGGGCGAAGAGAACTATTACACGTACTACGGTAGCACTAATTATAGGAAACTGCCCTATGAAATGGGTCCCATACCCATGTCCAAAACATTGCCGGCACACAGTTGTGCCATGTGCTGCGCAGAGGTCGAGGAAAAGCCGGAAAAGGCAGAGGAGCTGAAGCAAGAAGACCAGAAGCCTGTGCACAAGAAGGAGGTTAAGAAGGAGGAGGAAGCTGCTCAGGCGTCCTCGTCTGCGACCTATAAGAACAAAAAGCTGCACCTTCTCCAGCGTTATCAGCAGGAACaggagcaactgcagcagctgGAGGGAAATTCCTTAGCCACTGCCATAGCCAAATGTGATAGCAAGGCCAGCACCCCAGAACTACTGGAGAGGGAGTTCGCCTCGGGTTCTCTGGGAGATCGAGTGCAACTGATCGAGCGAGTGAGGAGCACCTCCAGTTCCAGTTGCAGTAACAGCCAGCGGAGCAGTATCACCTGCAGGAATAAACAGCTGGCGCGAATTGCCGAGTTGCCGCCTAGGAAATCGCCCAGAGAACATGCTTCCACATTGGCTCTGGTCAGTTGCATTATCCGGCAACGGCAGGACTCTCAAAGTAAAACGAATTCTGAAGCAGAAGAGCCACCTCCCCCTGTGGTTGCGCCAAAGCTGAAAACTCCTATGAAACAGGAACCCATAGCACCTTCATCCCCCAGGACAACTCGTTCGCAAGCTGCCACTCCCGTCGAGGAGCTTCGATTTGCCACCGAAATAAGCGAGACGGTGAAAAGGATGAGACGCGGGCAGAATAAATACGATCACTCTCCACCCGCACCAGCGCCAAATCCCACGCCGGTAACTTCTTCGCCAGCCCGAAGTCGTCGCCTGACACCTGCAGCACAAAATCTGAGTCAAAGTTATTCGCGCCGCCTGGAGTTCTCAACCAGTCAAAGGGAATCCTCAGCGAGTGCTCTGTTGGGCAAGCGTAACAGAAGAGTTAATCCTCCGGTAGCTGGCACAGTTCGTCCCACTACCCAACAAGCTCCCGGCATGGGTGCCTTTCGCGGAGTTCGCAAATTGCCCAGCAAAAAGGGACTGCTCGAATACGAAATGGAACCATGTGCCCTTAAAGCTCTGGATCAAGCCCGTCAGTATTGTAATCCAGGTTTCGTTGCCTGGCAGTTGGACAAGTATCTAGAGCTAGCTGGCAAGGAGTACGATCTGGATGAGGACGAACTGCCAGTGGAGAAGGAGAGCGAAGGAAGAGAAGAAAGGCTTGTCAATACCCCGCAGACTCCACCACCCACTGATTGCTTCACCAGCGAGTTCGACCTGTGCGATTTGATCTTGGCAAGCGCGTGCAGTGGCGATGATGAGGAAGAAATAGCCAAAGGAAACCTACCAGGCTCCAGTCGACGAATGAACAATCTCAACCTGTATGCCAGCTACTATAGAAAGAAGAAGAGCCTGAAATCCAATCGAACGGGTTGGCCAAAGGCTCAGCGAAGGCGGAATGCTGGCGGATTAGGAGGCGGTCGATCCTTGCCAGATGAGCGAATCAATTTCCAGAAAATGGGTCTTGCCGAGCTTCACCCCATAAAGCAAGAGCCCATGGAGACGGAGGAAGAGCAAaccaccgccaccaccaccacaaccacTACGACTTCAGCGAAGAGAGAAAACCTGCTTAGCAAAGAAGATGAAGATGATGAAGGTGGCGGCACTCCAGGTGGAGGAGATGGCGATGGATCAGCTGCCGATGATAAACAGAACTCCCGAGAAGATGCCGTGATGACGCCGCCAGCGACCGATATTGATGAGCAGGCTGAACCGGAGGCGGATGAAATGGAAAGTCTGCCGGAGGAAGATGAAACCATGGCGGATTCTGTGGATCAGCAGCAGGATGATGAGGCTGAAATCGAGGCCACCGATGCGGATGTCGAagaggaagaggaggaggaggatgaaGATGTCTTTGAAGATGCCTACGAGGAGCAGGAGATGGGCGAGAAGAAAACGGAGCCGCCGGAGAAACGAGCACGGATACCTTCCATATCCGTTACGACGCCACCTGAAGAGCACTCCACGCAGGGCAAGAAACTCCTGCTCACCCTGCACAACGGCCAGAGACTTCAGGCCACCTCGACGCCAAGTACCGGGCAAGTTCAGCAACAGCAGAGAAGAACGCCCCAGCTAAATGGAAGCCTAGGCAGCTGCATTTCGCCGAGTGAGAAGCTTGGGGACAATTCGGACATCTTTACCGTATCTTCGGACGGATTGGACACCGATCTGGATCTAAGCAACACCCAGGCGGGCGATTCCCACGAGCATTGCCCGCACCAGACGACGCCGAAGCGGAAATTCGACATCTCCAAGTATGCGCCACCGAATAATGGAAAGGCGGCGAGCAGTTGTGCCGCCGAAGCGGCGACGGCTGCCGTCAAATCCCTGGCCATCTCGCAGTTCCTCAAGAAGGAG ACTTGCGCAAGCTCATCAAGTATGAGGAACGACTGGCGGAGAACGCAAAGGAGGACAATTTCAACGGCCTGCATAAACGCGGCACCGTCAGCTCGCGTGCCAAATTGA
- the LOC119546645 gene encoding uncharacterized protein LOC119546645, with the protein MLERRRRSQLRLDPLIPTPTRTTTMRRTRRVCVNFEANEPLRTRRRRRREFLHPYFMTYPPIYNRMQLEHPWGFDFCPNEMPYGYGNLFESTDRLNAGEQYECSSQGALPTPEETQNTLGPEIVHDLKDIFMGLDGYLQAEKVKLIETCQEKTNTAENLENQSADPKEGQLSVLTDIMCETISRLNNYIGNHSTQQEFQSTLNPMNQFSGGVSPVQVLQLPVQPLIVPAYPSSENYPSSESFFQKKPQLERLPWLKERKRKRPPKSTTYIHMQNQESSTDDMPKILEASFSANNIPRTSRQSTKDTGTTMWCPMDCCRRCCGGVRSQEGFSSTQERMPEDPEIAYSLRSTDVFPPPCLKAPPPSIKSEEEIYDQGQYYQPKGESIYLLGSPQSSSYSSSCDYRHEVGNLRYSFIEEEEEQLDEDDWYQSASDKLAELEVEQDFFRQTQMNTKEQILQTDPETSSNSSIVNIITTSDKALSTTEINPITKREPMKIERICKKSSMKQRHKLKSGTSTHKVMFEKLQHTEGVQVQPEMRSTGTDPILTTPKVKRNSCKQIRSTFKSRK; encoded by the coding sequence ATGTTAGAGCGTCGCCGGAGATCCCAGCTAAGACTGGATCCCTTAATTCCCACTCCAACAAGAACCACTACAATGCGAAGGACGCGTCGAGTGTGCGTTAATTTTGAAGCTAATGAGCCCCTAAGAACACGAAGAAGACGAAGAAGGGAGTTCCTCCATCCTTACTTTATGACCTACCCTCCAATTTATAACCGTATGCAGCTGGAACATCCATGGGGCTTTGATTTCTGCCCCAATGAAATGCCTTATGGTTACGGAAATTTATTTGAATCCACAGACCGTTTAAATGCAGGCGAGCAATATGAATGTAGTTCACAAGGAGCCTTACCTACTCCGGAAGAAACCCAAAATACGTTAGGTCCCGAGATTGTTCATGACCTTAAGGATATTTTTATGGGATTGGATGGCTATTTACAAGCGGAAAAAGTCAAGCTTATCGAAACGTGTCAAGAGAAGACCAACACCGCTGAGAACCTTGAGAATCAAAGCGCTGATCCCAAGGAAGGCCAACTCTCTGTTCTAACCGATATTATGTGTGAAACCATAAGTCGATTAAACAATTATATAGGCAATCACTCCACACAACAGGAGTTTCAGTCTACTCTAAACCCAATGAACCAGTTCAGTGGAGGAGTGTCACCTGTCCAGGTGTTGCAGCTACCAGTGCAGCCACTGATCGTTCCAGCATATCCATCTTCGGAAAACTATCCTTCATCTGAATCCTTTTTTCAAAAGAAACCCCAACTCGAGCGTTTACCTTGGTTAAAGGAGCGAAAACGTAAACGTCCTCCTAAGTCCACTACCTATATACACATGCAGAACCAGGAAAGTAGTACTGATGACATGCCAAAGATTTTGGAAGCATCATTTTCGGCCAATAACATCCCAAGGACATCCAGACAATCTACTAAGGACACTGGCACAACCATGTGGTGTCCCATGGATTGCTGTAGGCGATGTTGCGGTGGGGTTAGGAGTCAGGAAGGCTTTTCTTCTACACAGGAAAGGATGCCAGAAGATCCTGAGATTGCATACTCCCTGAGATCAACTGATGTCTTTCCGCCTCCTTGCCTCAAGGCCCCACCACCAAGTATTAAATCAGAGGAAGAAATCTATGATCAGGGACAGTATTATCAACCAAAGGGTGAATCCATCTACCTGCTTGGCTCTCCTCAATCATCTAGTTACAGTTCCAGTTGCGATTATCGTCATGAGGTGGGAAATCTTAGATATTCTTTTATTGAAGAAGAGGAGGAGCAGTTGGATGAGGATGACTGGTACCAAAGTGCTAGCGATAAGTTAGCTGAACTGGAAGTGGAGCAAGACTTCTTTAGGCAAACTCAAATGAATACTAAAGAGCAAATCCTTCAAACTGATCCGGAAACCTCCAGTAATAGCAGCATTGTAAATATAATAACCACTAGTGATAAGGCTCTCAGCACCACAGAAATAAATCCTATAACCAAACGAGAACCAATGAAAATTGAGAGAATCTGCAAAAAGTCATCTATGAAACAGCGCCATAAGCTTAAAAGTGGTACAAGCACTCACAAAGTAATGTTTGAAAAGCTGCAACACACCGAAGGAGTGCAGGTCCAACCGGAAATGAGATCCACGGGAACGGATCCAATTTTAACAACACCCAAGGTCAAGAGAAATTCTTGCAAGCAGATACGCTCTACCTTTAAGTCCAGAAAATAA
- the LOC119548102 gene encoding protein disulfide-isomerase A6 homolog, whose protein sequence is MRQLASILLLAFVVGRANAFYSPTDGVVELTPSNFDREVLKDDAIWIVEFYAPWCGHCQSLVPEYKKLAKALKGVVKVGSVNADADSSLSGQYGVRGFPTIKIFGANKKSPSDYNGQRTAKAIAEAALAEVQKKVQSVLGGGGGSSGGSSSSSGDEVIELTDANFDQLVLNSDDIWLVEFFAPWCGHCKNLAPEWAKAAKELKGKVKLGALDATAHQSKAAEYNVRGYPTIKFFPAGSKRASDAQEYDGGRTASDIVSWAGDKHVANVPAPELIEITNESTFDTACEGKPLCVVSVLPHILDCDAKCRNKFLDTLRTLGDKFKQKQWGWAWSEGGQQLALEESLEVGGFGYPAMAVVNFKKMKFSVLKGSFSKDGINEFLRDISYGRGHTAPVRGAKKPAIVSVDPWDGKDGQLPTEEDIDLSDIDLDKDEL, encoded by the exons ATGAGGCAACTGG CGAGCATATTGTTGCTGGCTTTTGTCGTGGGCCGGGCTAATGCCTTCTATTCGCCCACCGATGGCGTTGTGGAGCTGACGCCCTCGAATTTCGACCGGGAGGTACTGAAAGACGACGCCATCTGGATTGTGGAGTTCTACGCCCCATGGTGCGGCCATTGCCAAAGCCTGGTGCCCGAGTACAAGAAGCTGGCCAAGGCGCTCAAGGGAGTGGTCAAAGTGGGTTCCGTCAATGCCGATGCGGATAGCTCGCTGAGCGGCCAGTATGGTGTACGTGGCTTTCCCACCATCAAGATCTTTGGGGCCAACAAGAAGTCGCCCAGCGATTACAATGGCCAGCGCACCGCAAAGGCCATTGCCGAGGCCGCTCTGGCCGAGGTCCAGAAGAAGGTTCAGTCCGTTCTGGGCGGCGGTGGTGGATCCTCCGGCGGTTCTAGCAGCTCATCCGGCGATGAGGTCATCGAACTCACCGACGCTAACTTCGACCAGCTGGTCCTAAACTCCGACGACATCTGGCTGGTGGAGTTCTTTGCTCCATGGTGTGGTCACTGCAAGAACCTGGCACCCGAATGGGCCAAGGCCGCCAAGGAGCTGAAGGGCAAGGTCAAGCTGGGCGCTTTGGATGCCACCGCCCATCAGAGCAAGGCCGCCGAGTACAATGTGCGCGGCTATCCCACCATTAAGTTCTTCCCTGCTGGATCTAAGCGCGCCAGCGATGCCCAGGAATATGATGGCGGACGCACTGCCTCGGATATTGTGTCCTGGGCCGGCGATAAACATGTGGCCAATGTACCGGCACCCGAACTCATCGAGATCACCAATGAGTCCACCTTCGACACTGCCTGCGAGGGCAAGCCTCTGTGCGTCGTCTCCGTGCTGCCGCATATCCTGGACTGCGATGCCAAGTGCCGCAACAAGTTCCTGGACACGCTGCGCACGCTGGGCGACAAGTTCAAGCAGAAGCAGTGGGGCTGGGCCTGGTCAGAGGGTGGCCAGCAGTTGGCGCTGGAGGAGTCGCTTGAGGTGGGAGGCTTTGGCTACCCTGCCATGGCTGTGGTCAACTTCAAGAAGATGAAATTCTCGGTGCTCAAGGGATCCTTCTCCAAGGACGGCATCAACGAGTTCCTGCGCGACATTTCCTACGGACGTGGCCATACGGCACCGGTTCGCGGTGCCAAGAAGCCAGCGATTGTGTCCGTCGATCCCTGGGACGGCAAGGATGGCCAACTGCCCACCGAGGAGGACATCGATCTGAGCGACATCGATCTGGATAAGGATGAGCTGTAA
- the LOC119547179 gene encoding accessory gland protein Acp29AB-like — protein sequence MFVWSEIYLLFALVARGFFGPLAEVQNGDRSVCPLNDPPNQCGEFCLTALKPLIDHIAMHQQQWNNNSDVLRLNESLEKLDSQHTAQMSVLQEVLTTVKNSKMPPNKVIPPGFEKIGKRYFYVERNHHQNWFSASKTCVQMGGQLAVIQDEQELRDLRERITHDTSYWLDINDLVNEGHYVSWTTGKRAPFLTWQSGEPNNAYDREHCVDLYKGVFYDDKCETRYYFICQASEN from the coding sequence ATGTTCGTGTGGTCtgaaatttatttacttttcgCTTTGGTCGCACGGGGATTTTTCGGACCTTTGGCAGAGGTGCAGAATGGGGACCGATCGGTATGCCCATTGAATGACCCTCCCAATCAATGCGGCGAATTCTGTCTGACCGCATTGAAACCACTGATCGACCACATAGCAATGCATCAGCAGCAATGGAATAATAACTCAGATGTCCTAAGGCTAAACGAATCCCTGGAAAAACTAGATAGTCAGCATACCGCCCAGATGTCAGTCCTGCAGGAAGTACTAACAACGGTCAAAAACTCAAAGATGCCACCCAATAAAGTAATACCACCGGGTTTCGAGAAGATCGGCAAGAGATACTTCTATGTCGAAAGGAATCACCACCAGAACTGGTTCTCTGCCTCGAAAACCTGTGTTCAAATGGGCGGGCAATTGGCGGTCATCCAGGACGAACAGGAGCTACGGGATCTTAGGGAGCGAATCACCCACGATACTAGCTACTGGCTGGACATCAACGATCTGGTAAACGAGGGACATTATGTTTCATGGACAACCGGCAAGCGAGCACCGTTTTTAACATGGCAATCTGGAGAACCCAACAATGCATATGACAGGGAGCATTGCGTCGACCTCTACAAAGGCGTTTTTTACGATGATAAGTGCGAGACGAGATACTATTTTATTTGCCAAGCCagtgaaaattaa
- the LOC119548173 gene encoding uncharacterized protein LOC119548173: MKFLILCLVVMLAVASARPQFGFGGFGYNSGFGSIGQQQQIQQQQQTQQVAFGGFSQEQQQQSFGGFGAQGIAAFG; the protein is encoded by the exons atgaaattcttG aTTCTATGTCTGGTTGTTATGCTTGCCGTAGCATCGGCGCGTCCCCAATTCGGATTTGGCGGATTCGGTTATAACAGCGGTTTCGGTTCCATtggacagcaacaacaaatacaacagcaacaacaaacacaACAGGTAGCCTTTGGCGGATTCAGTCAggaacagcaacaacaaagttTCGGTGGATTCGGTGCACAGGGGATTGCCGCCTTCGGTTAA
- the LOC119546227 gene encoding uncharacterized protein LOC119546227 → MDASVPPTANNVLEPEKRRSRSKTRQGKEPPLSSGESEANEDRPRMQRRRRSKSHPRSASRGRSLARRRCKSKHCDPVALFQYYQKEWAHFRSQIPGENTRVNARHGLHHKPIVPKK, encoded by the exons ATGGATGCATCTGTGCCGCCCACGGCAAATAATGTTTTGGAACCCGAAAAGCGTCGCAGTCGCAGCAAAACCCGCCAAGGGAAGGAACCTCCACTGTCAAGTGGCGAATCTGAAGCCAATGAGGACCGTCCCAGGATGCAACGCCGACGGCGCAGCAAGTCGCATCCGCGCAGCGCCAGTCGGGGACGTTCCTTGG CTCGCCGTCGTTGCAAATCCAAGCACTGCGATCCGGTGGCGTTATTCCAATACTACCAGAAGGAGTGGGCTCATTTCCGCAGCCAGATTCCCGGCGAGAATACCCGCGTGAATGCTCGCCACGGGTTACACCACAAGCCAATAGTTCCGAAGAAGTGA
- the LOC119548718 gene encoding uncharacterized protein LOC119548718 — protein MSRSSYLLCVLFLGASCLVFSASGAKSYKRYKTTEPPTTTPAPPTPKEYLDSRSGISTFGIIAIIFTVIVLCLIFYYGIICYPLLFRDEKKYRFMDVSSTITAATSRSIQSIENYPDQKHHTMA, from the exons atgtctcGCAGTTCGTACCTGCTGTGTGTGCTCTTTTTAG GCGCCAGTTGCTTGGTCTTTAGTGCGAGCGGAGCGAAGAGTTACAAGAGATACAAGACCACGGAGCCGCCCACCACCACCCCGGCCCCCCCGACGCCCAAGGAGTACCTGGACAGCCGTTCCGGAATCTCCACATTCGGCATCATCGCCATCATCTTCACCGTCATCGTCCTCTGCCTGATCTTCTACTACGGCATCATCTGCTACCCTCTACTCTTCCGCGACGAGAAGAAGTATCGGTTTATGGACGTTTCCTCCACCATCACCGCCGCCACATCGCGCTCCATCCAGTCGATAGAGAACTATCCCGACCAGAAACACCATACGATGGCCTGA